The DNA sequence TACGATGCGTGGGATCTGATTTTAAAAAGATATACTATGATACACATATTATGAAACTGATGGGTTACTGACTTTAATATTCGGTATATGTgagcatttttttaaacgaataatATAACTACTGATCCAACTAAATGGGTCAGTTGAAAGTTTTTACTGACGCACCATGAATGTATTTACAATTTAGcgataaaatttgtaatcatattatataatataaacgacATATCGTTTGATGTTTATATTAACATAAAATATGTGCccttgacaaaatttttcttttatttactgCATTCTAATTACTATCAAATTGATTGAGAACTCCAATAGTAGCTTCGAGATTTTACACACAtttggttttttattatttgtttttctatctCCAGCgaataatataatcaattCATAGGTATTCGTATTTTAACATTACACAAAATAGAGAAATTACAATGTAAAGGGTTTTCGTTACTACATCACCAACAGTTTGGTATTACATGATATGTTTCCGTGTTCTTATTCATTCGGCATATTCTACAGAGATTTGAAAACATTATCGTACCTGTACTTTCATTTACTTTacgaatcaatttttacaagatatatctacatatatctGTATTGTAGTTTAACAATTTGTATTgtaaattcactttttttttaccttgcaTCACATGTAGCTAACTACAGCGGGCTACTAAGTCACGAAATTACTTGATTTCAGTtgcgatatatattttttccccttaCATTGATTCAATCTGTACAAATTGATGGCAGTCTTAAGCTCTTATAGGAAATGTACATATCATATGACGCACAGGAATCGGGTATAACGGAAACTTGCATGTCTCGTTGTTCGAAATAGCCaaagatcaaaattttttttgttgaaattcgattttgtttCCAAAGATGCGCAGAGAATAGTGACAAACTTATGGATCTTCTGACTGTTGATAAGGAGTTCTCATAggaatgtacatacatatgcacaAAGACAAGACTTCAATTTCGCTGAAGACTTtcatttgaattatcacagTGCGGAATCATCAAAAGTTCGATTCATTCAAGTAAGGCTTTTTAAAGTCTCAACTAGTTTCATAAATTCTctcgatgaataaataataattaattaaattaaagttCATCTCTTTGTGCGAATGATTGTAAGATGTTACGCCTTTCTTCCATATTACGTTTCTTGTCCTTGGATATCTTTCCTTTCAATAATCCCTCCAGTCTCGATTGTTCCAACTGTACAAACACATCGCCTCTTTCCATTATTCGCTCCATCGTCTTTACATAAACATGAGCCGCATTGCGATGTTCTTCAGGTAatgtttcttcaaaaattttagctTTACTCAGTATTTCCTGTGGGAATAagtgttaatttatttttaattaaattagcTCATTCAGTTTCCCATGAAGTAAGTTTTATGAAACACTTGATGACATTGTATTCTTGATTGAATCTGtgcgtcaaaaaatttttcactgtacCTGTCTCTCCTTATCCTgactatttttaaattcttccgCCAACCTGTCGAGCTGTTCAACGCATCCTGGCAATCCCAAATAAACATCCGTTCGTGCTCTAataaatcttttcaaattttcagcagTGAAATCAGAATCTAATTTCTGAACAAACGGTATAGGTTCAGGTTTTCCTTGCaagaacaaacgaacagcAGGAAAATCATCCTTGGTTATACCATAGCGCTGTGCCAAGTCGGAATTCTCTTTTTTACCGTAATCTTTGATGCCAACTTCTGCCACTAAAAGATCTGCAGAATCTTTTGTTGCCGCAGCAACCTTGGCAAACTCCTCGTGTTTTTCACCATATGGAAAAGCCACGTCAAATTTAACTAGAGCtactttgaattttggaattacctgaaacaataattaacTGTTAAACGCAAATtggtaagaaaaaagattattatttttcatcgcttttgggtaataaaaataacgacatcgagcaaaaatgaaaatcactgtGTTATCAATTTACTATAATCAATCCGTTTGCAAATTTATAAGTTCAATGAAGTTGATTAAAGATAATGCTTGTAATCAGTCTGACTGTCTATCAACCAAGATCACAACAAAAAATCTCGATTTATCTGCTCCATGAGAATGTGAAGAAAGAATATTACTTTTTCGCGTAATCGACGAGTGAAATTTGATCGACATCTTTTGAATTCAAGGAGTAAAGCGATCTGAAATTACCTTATCAAATGAGTGAGAGTCGAGGGGTACGCATCCCTTGCAATCCTCGTCACTGGATCGACCCAACCCAGCGACAGCAAGTACCAAAACTGCATAATACAGGAGCATTGCTATTCAGCTGCACTAGTTACACGGTTCGCTctccttcctcttcctctcggCCTTTTCCGCGCTCTGCAAGCCGGCGTCCGGCGTGTCGGTTTCTCTTTACTCTGGAATCTACTTGTTGTTTACTTTTGGCATTTAACACCTGCCTTACGCTggctctgctgctgctgctgctgctgcttgcCGCCTCCGTTGCTACGCTGGCTACGTTGTCACGCTGCCGAATGCGAGCCCCCGCTACTTGCTGTATGCGCTTGAAATGTCGAATCAGAACCGGCCACGGATGTACGACTATGCCTTGTGAGGCTTGTGAGCATCCACGAAGCGCCGACGAGACGCGCGCCGCTCGCCGAACCGCTGCTAAACAATGCAAATTGTCACACTTACGATTAATAGTTATACAGGTAGTTGCGAACCTCTAGCAGGTGAAAAGCACGTAACGTGAGGTGACTGACACGTGGAGAATATAACATGAGTAGTTCGATCCTGTTATCTTTCTTCATATGtgaataagaagaaatttattaatttcccAGGGGAATGAACAAATTTCACGATTCGAATCAAGTATTATAGGCTCGGATATTCTGAAACTCATCCAGTTTCGTTGCTGATGTTGTATTCATCAGAAAACGAGATTTTTGGATAAACGAATTAAATTTACTAACAAAATTATACTCGTTTGACAAAACCCTTTTTACCATCTGGTGAAGATAACGGAAAAATGCAAAACAAAAGTGATTTTGTTGTTAAATGTTATACAGATATACATACCAACTAATTGCGAATAATTTAATAAGTCAAAAAATGACAGGGTATTTTTAATCCCGATGGCTTCTGGTCGCTTTAAATGATACGATAATGTTGTgaggaaaattattcattacgCTCGTCCGGCGCGctaaatatatttcacaaaagTAATGCATAGATTAGAAGTTTGCACTTTGCATGAAATGGCACGTATCGTTCGAGTCTTTGTgtagtatgtataataagttattcctcaaaaactgtatagaatattttttctgtaccCGTATACGTACCCGTTTACACCTGTGAATACATCATAGGAGCTATTTGAATGCACTATATACTAGTGCAGTGCATTCGTGTCGTTAATACTGCCCGCTGAAAAATTACGTTCGTAGATTTTATCGTGTACTTATAATAGTAGGTAACAGCTTATCAATCGCGATATTATAAATCGTATTATAAACTTACACATTACACGTATACACATGCATGTCTACCTATATCATACCTCATAGTGTTCCACTGATCCATCAATTCTGAACATTCGATACTGCAatgttttaattgaaaattcacacCACGATTGAATTCGTTGTTGTACGTCCATAAATTACGTACGATTTTCAAGAGAAGTAGTTAAATGTCTTTTCCGTGATTagggtttaattttttttatgaaaaaaatattcgcagAAATTCTGTTGAAAACAGAACTATTGTTTTTTACGTAAAAGAAGATCTGAGAGGTGCAGGAAATCTGACGAATTAATTCATTTAGGCATTTCATCAAGTATCGGTTAATTAGCGTTTTgggattttggaaatttaagCCTAAGTCACtgtcaatattttattcttaggGACGTAAATGACCAAATTACAACGTAATATCGTGTGGTTGTGGCACATGCACATACGTATTGTTATAAAGGCTTTTGGGTGGCTGATGAGAGGTCAGGTGTCTGGAGCAGAAGCAGTGCATCCATCCTTGGATTTTGATGAGGAATCAAGATCTTCAGAAAGTGCAGAGCTAGGTGAGAATATTTTGGAATCGCCTGCACTGAATCCTCCGCGGAACAGTCTTTCCTCCTCAAGAAAATAATCTCGTAATCCGAGCAATTTCGAGGTATGTGCCTCTGGAAATGATGTAAAtcatgtgaaaaaatgtaattcaactaaaaaattaataaaaacgtAAAGTGAAAACTtatatcaaaaataaaaacattaaaaatactGTATCATAAGAATGAAGGATAACCGCATcccgaaattattttctcaagagACTGTGACAATCGTATTTCTTTAATAATCGATAAGCAGGTTTCAAAACCTTGATTGTTCAattaaattgtgaaatttcaacGAGATAGCTTTCTGAACCATCCTGAGGTCGTAAATCGATCCCTTCGTTACCGAAAgaagaaggataaaaaaactaTGAAGAATTTTGCTATTCAAGATTCCACGCTCTTGAGATCGCAATTCGGAGCGTCAAATTGCGGTGCACAATGCAGTTTCACTCACGTGCATACCTATAACTATATGGCGGTGATTAATAACCGGCAAAGTCATTGTGGCAGCTTCACATCTACAGTGGCGTTTCAAAGAATTAAGATAGTAGTGGTGACTCTTTGCCCGTGCGGTGCGACATGAGTTACATTATATATAGGATACATTAtaactgtataaaaatatcgtaAGAATTTCAGAAAGGAAGCCtcatttatgattttttacgTACCGTGAAGATTTTCAACCATATCAAGATCCCCTCCAAAGTCTTTTGGTAAACACCTTTGTGGTATGTGTTTGTATACTTCAGAAACATCTCCAGTGTAAAGATGAAGCTGTaacagagtgaaaaaaacttaAGCCTCTTCTGCTTATCATGGGAACCTATAGAACGAAAAACAGATGTTTcattacattttcaaaaattccaaCGATACGAATGTCTCGATTTATGTAACCCTAAAAATCTTCGTCTCAAATTGAGCAGGCAATTTTAAACCTGCGATTATAATTTGCTTATCAGACTTGTTTTGCTTCGAGGAGCGCCTGAGGTGACGCAACCCCTTCGACACGTTAAACACAAAATGCAGCGCAcgcaggtataataattacaatggAAATAGCACGCAATCGTGCACAATCAGGGTGTCGaggaaatgttttttcttgttttttaatcGATGTATAATACCTGCATAATAATACGCaacttgtatgtatatattttttgttcccCACGAGTACGATTGTGAATCTTAGAGACTTAGTTGTGAACGTTCCAGATTTCAAATTagaaacattttcttttatcatcATATGTGTGCTGTTTGTCATCATTTCATAAGGCACTCATTGCACACTAAAGCAAGACGTACATATCATTTCAAGAATTATTGagatattcataaaaatatcttgAAGAATGTTACACCGTTATAACGACTACTAGTACGTTTTACTTACAATATCAAACAATTCTCGCTTCATGAACGGCCTGATCAGCGAAAGGACCTTATCCATAAACCAGACAGCGTTCAAAACGTGAATTCCCTTCAGTCTAACCGGAAGTCCCTCTTGTATATACTCGAAGAATTTTCGAATACTGGACACCGAAAGTCTGGTCAGGTGGCCGAGTCTGACACCTTGcatgtcaaataaaaaaatgtgtccTGGTGAACAGCCATCCGAGTATAGACTAGCATCGACTGTCATTGTCAGGAGCTTGATTCCATCATTGAACATGTACTGGCTGGGTCGAGTGTCCACCagtcgatgaaaaattatcctgTTTCCCTGTGGATCTGGTACCGGAAGGCAGACAAATTGTCTGAAACGCAACAGTCTTCAGCAAACAAAATTCCCTTGAATACTCCTACAAAATTTAATCTGCATACGTGTAGACGTGGAAGAGCTAAATTCAAGCTGTACGGAAAGTAACCACAGTCAGCAGATACACGTAGGTAAAACCTGAATTACAAGACTCTGTTCGATTATACACCTCAATTGCATAACGGAATGTGTGTACAGTTCAACCGCAGCCAAAGGAATGCCGTAGCAATTTGCGAAAAACACAGCTTGTTCAATAAGTTGGTCAATACACTTGTCCAAGCTTTAAAAatggaaacattttttcatcgagcgttgaattgaataaaacttaGATGTAAACCTGAATGCATATCCAGACGATACACATGATGTCTAAAAGACGTCTTAAATTCCAGTAAGATATCATATACATAGTTGAGATGGAAGACAGATTAAATGGGCATTCCTTGCTGGATTGCGTAAATACGTATCATTGCGTCAGGGTATAACGTTGTTTGTGTTTCACATCGATCGAGAAATTAAACGGAAAAGGTATTTGACGACTTTCACAGCCAGGTATAGGAAGTTTCAGAGCACAGACGTTTCCCATTAAAGGCTATCAAGGCACCTATTATCGGTATTTTTACTAGCTGAAGCTCCAGACTGATGGTACGAATCCCGCGGGTAAGCAAAATATGAACGGCTCACTGTGTATGAATGGAATTGTTTATTGGAGTGCAGCGGTGTATTATAAGAATCTGGAGTACAGTAGAAGGGATGAGAAATTGATTGGATCGCAGTATAGGTATACGGTATGGTTGTAACCTTGAAGTCCTGTTATTGGCAGCTGTGTAAATTGCACTGTGGGAGTATTAATTGCCAGTTTACGAAGAAAGCTATGTATGAACATACGTACACATACCGTTTTATATCAAGCGTCTGCAATTCTGCGAAATTACTACGGAAAACTTTCACTTATATTCATTACTGTTGAATGTTACGTGAAGCGGGAATAGATAGTGTGGCAGATCGTAACAAATTAACTATTTGAATGAATCAGAGCATGCTGTAAAATTTTAGTTAAATCATCTGCTATGCGGGATAACAGttacaaatataattaatttgtcAAACGTACAGTGCTCGCAATGAATGCTGCAGACATTCCATCTTGGGATCACGATTGGCAAAAAACTCCGGAACAGTCGCTCTCATCCTGTAGTAAACACTGATGCAGCGAAGGGTGGCTTCCCTGTCGTAATAACAGCTATGGGTGAACAGGGCCAATTGCTCCAGAGGAACACCCGGGATGCCTCTGGCTTCCGTCCACTTTTGCAGATCATCCAAGACCTCATCGGTAAGTTCCGGGTACTTGGCACGAGAGTCTTGAATCGTGTGTCCCAAATGCAACATGACGAAGCAGCTTGAAGAACTGTTAGTTTATGTTGGCTGTTTGACCTGACGACGAGCATTCACCTCACGCTACAACACAAGTGACGGGGGAAAAGTGATACCTACAgtgattggaaaaataaagCTTTATCCttaatgatataaaattttagccACCAACTAACGTTCTATTGatatattctgattttagaaTTGCTTGAGTTGACTCcacaatttcgaaaaacaatAATGTACCCGAAATACAGTAGGATAAaacggttcgtgatgtcgctTGAGCAGTTACAATCAGAGACTGACCACAGCATATGCATGCGGTTCCGACGTGCGATATCGTAATCCAGCCTTACTCTCTGACCAGGGTGGCAACTTCGTCTCTTCATTTAATTAAGCATTGTCTGCACCTTTGATTTAATTCCATGCGTCACTTCTCATTCATTACTATGCGTAACTATTTCCATAATGTCCCGGCATTTATATGTCTTACGTGTTTTGCATTTGACCGTATAGCGTATATAACATACGAATTATTCCCAGTTGCTCAATTCGCGGACGTAGGTGATTAATTCTGTATTTAAAATGCATTAAGTCGCGCAGTGCTCGTGAACATCATTTATAACGCTCAGAAATTGTACAAGTCTTTGAGCCGCaataatattgtttgaaaCTAAAATAGTGTATTGTGTAACAAGGAGGCAAACTCGGACTTTTCGAGCTGACCTTAAGGTTGCAATGTGAGTCGTAGGTGAGCCGAAgacaaatattgcaaaaacgCGAGGCGAAAAGACTGTTACCTCCGTGCTGCACGCGAttctttataaaataataaaagtatgttatgcattttttcacaaagttcGAAATTGAGATTAGGGTCGCGTCATATCAGATTTCTTCGCGAGATCGCATGCGCGCTGTGCAGAAAAGTCCAATTTTAACTCCTAGGActtgaaagtgattttttatttgtactcTGCGCAGGTGCATTCGTAGACTCACTCGATCGTGGTGGAAACGGGTTCCTTGTGTGCGGAAAACATGCATGGAAAAACGCGCAAATCATGctcgtgttatatatatatattttttacttagagcgcgtgaaattttcacatttctttaCCATTTCATATGTTGTGCGTGAACaggttatatatttatatacttaaGTACAACAGCGATTCGCGGTGTCACGCTTTGACACAAATTTCCCCAAAACTTGTAATTAGACGATCTACTGGATTTCATGGACTACGTGATCGTGATCGTCAGTTCAACTGACGTAACGAAGTTTCACTATTAATGACCCAATtgtaatttacaattatttcgtTTTCCGTTCCATTGTGTttctatattttgattttttctcgaattgtAATACTTACAATTATACATTCTTCATTGGTGTGTTATATTTCCAAGATGATCACAATCCTTGAACCATATCTGTGGTTCCAGTGTGGTAGTGTGGTCCAGTTTCCGCGCTTTATAAAGACTCTTCGTATATTTTTGATATCACTCAGGTACTAAAACGATTTTCACGTATTAACTTGTTGCAGTGTTGCGCCCTGAAATAGCTTTCGATTCAATGTAGTCGTATACTCTTCATCAGAAGTATTAACAATTTTAGCAGCAATACCACAGTGTCGAATTATATGCTACAGCTTATGGAGGTAAACATTAATGCATCAGTTGTGCccgattaattaatcaatttagTTGTCAAACAAGAGTAATTCTGCATCCATTGCGTCCCATGTACTTCTATTCCGATTAGAGCcatactgcagatttccgaACAAGGTATtggtattcatttttcattcacctCGTAATGGGGCACAAACCTCAAGTTTACTCTGAACGGACCAAAAATCCCGAGATCGGATCGTCTACCAGCCAATTTATCCGCCATGTATACCCGAGAACTGAGTATTTGGACTAGCAGGAACCATTCCAACACAAAATTGGAGAACGCACGGAAAACGTCATCTCGAATCAACATAAGATGTATAGCCGCTTGATTGACACAAAATgcatttttatacctatatgcacGACCATACAATATGAAAAAGTGTTCCGTTTGGTAGTAAAATCTATCCATGTGTAGAAAGGTACCAGGTGATCGGATCTGTAATCTATGGTTAAGCCTCCGATTCATATCATAGTAGCGTGAATCACGCCTGCAGATCTATATAGGGGTTTGTAGAACATAGAACTGGGAGGATGTTCGGGTGTGAGCAATCAGGCAAACTGAATACGGGAATTGCGTGCAGCAAAGACTTAAAACAACCCCCGCGTCTGGGTCGGGGCGCAGTGGAAAGGCCGGCGGTGGACATTTCCGTTTGGTACCGCACCGAGGCGAGCCGCACGACCAATCGCGTACCGACGACGTACGTTCATTGATAAGCGCGTACTCCGGACGGCGCGGCGGGTCGGGTGCGGGGTGTTCCTCGAATAGAACGTGACGTCACGTAGGCGACCGGTAGCGCCGACGCCGAGGGCATATGCGCGAGCGTCACCGGCCGTGATTTCGGGGTTTCGGGCGTCGAGCGGGGTGGTTTCAAAAAGGATTTCGGGCACATAGATTCGGGGCAGCTTAGCGCGGATCGCGGCCCTCGCTGCTTGAGGATCGTCAAGGTGACCTTGGGCCAGCGATAACCGTTAGACGTGGAATTATCACTCGGCGGGGATATGCCAGAGGGTTGCAGATATCGGAGATTGTCGGCTATATTGATTGGTCTTTTGTGCGAAAGCAGCTACTACACCCCCTGTCTAGCTCTCTTTCTCTAGGAGCGGAGCGCGTCATCGATCCGCGAGTGACCCATATCCGTTGCCACTCCTCCCACCTCCCACCACCCCCAACCCACCCCGCTCGCCTTTTTCCCCCTTGTGGCTCTCGCAGCAGCCCTGCCTGCTGCCAACGAGCAGATCTTCGCGGGTTCGGGATGATAATCCAGTGAAACTCACTCCGCGAAGAACTCCACCTGCAACAGCAGCCCTGGCCTGCCAAAATCCCTTCAATTCGGTCATCGTAAGTTCCAAACTTAAGTCttaatttcttcattattatcatGACGGTAGGCACCGTATAAGCATCTTTGCTGATCCTCATTCGCCCTCTCATTATCATTTGTATATCCAGTGTCGTGTCGGTTTTTTTACGTGCCCCGATATTACCCTCGATGACGTTCTTGTCATTCGAGAGAAAATGACGCTACGGACCTTCGGCTATGGCTACATCGTCCTCCGTGATGATGGTAATGGTCGTGCAGGAGGATTGTAGTGGTCGTGGTCGTGGTTGTAGTGGTTCAGTGGTTTGTGCGCGCCCGGTACGCGGTTGGTGATCAATAAGCAGTGTCGTATCAATTCTGGTGCTGTTCGGCGTTATCTGATGATATCTGAACGGTTGTTGCCTTCAGCCATCTTCACCCGACACCCTGGTCCAAAGTGTATATAATCTCGTCACAATTGCTCTCTCGAAAGTTCAACTTCTCCGAATTTCTGTCCTGTATACTTGATTGCGATACCTGCATCTGCGGAATTATCGGTCTCGCTTCAACCGCATAAAACGCGTGATATATTACCAGTTATATCGACGTGATATCCTAATAAATACGAAAATATTCCAAGTCTTATGAGAGAAGCTTAATAAGTCCCGTGAACAGTAAGCTTTCCAAAGTATGaagactcattgtcagtttcaACTTGCGCTCAGTGATCAGGTACAAAGTGCAGTTTATGACGGTATTTCGTAAATTTGTGAGACATGCCTCCGTGTGCATGTATGTCATTCTGTATATCCCTAACAGTAACAATGTAGTGTTATTATTGCGAAATTGTTGCAAAACATTGAAATAAAGAACAATAGTAGCAggtaaatattcaataatcatGGTGCAATGCTATTGGTAGGCGATTATAAGAATCATCGATTGTTGTAccgatttcatttcgttttcatCATCGTCCCGCACTCAATTTTTATTGCGACTCCCTTTCGGGATTCGGTAGTTATCTAGGCGCGGAGACGACGATAAAGGTGGTGCCACTTGCTCAAGTTACGCCACTGTAGACGAGTGGGGGGTGGTTTTCTCCGTCGGTTTTCGTCGGTCTTCGACGCCCGCCGTCGCGGCGCTCCGTCAGTGACGGTGGCGGGTTCCAGCAAACGGTGGGCCGACCCTTGGTCACTCGTACTGTACGTTACACGTCCGAAAGATAGTCGGGAATTGGGTTGAACCCGATTTTTTCGTTCCTCGCTTTTTCTGCGTACTTTTTATCGCCTGGACCTTCATCTTCCGTCATACCCGTGGCTGAAAAATGATGACGAATAATACGAGACGACCTCAGAACGAAgggtcatttttttcttgataaaCACCTCGacccctttttttctctaccctTTCATCAGAGTAGCCACTGTCTCGACCGCAATGTACAGTATACTATTTCTCAAACGAGATAGAGATCTTAGTGTCAGAAATTACATCCTTAGAATTGATTGTCGGGTTCGAGCAGTGATCGGATAACTGGATATGTTACAGTGCTGCGGCGTTGGAGGTGGAGGGGCATCGACGGGGCCCCAGCCGCCACAACTGCAGGGGACCAACACAAGAACCACCATCATGCAAGACCCCGTCCTTGAAACTATCCTCGAGGTGAGTAACTCAGGATGAACAGATTTGACTCGACGGGTGACCCCGAGGGcttattctatatttttcaattttcctacTCTCAATATGCGAGTTCACTGATTGATCAAACGATGATTCTGGTTGGCTCAAAGACtgtccaaatttcaaaataccaTGAT is a window from the Diprion similis isolate iyDipSimi1 chromosome 6, iyDipSimi1.1, whole genome shotgun sequence genome containing:
- the LOC124407393 gene encoding endoplasmic reticulum resident protein 29, coding for MLLYYAVLVLAVAGLGRSSDEDCKGCVPLDSHSFDKVIPKFKVALVKFDVAFPYGEKHEEFAKVAAATKDSADLLVAEVGIKDYGKKENSDLAQRYGITKDDFPAVRLFLQGKPEPIPFVQKLDSDFTAENLKRFIRARTDVYLGLPGCVEQLDRLAEEFKNSQDKERQEILSKAKIFEETLPEEHRNAAHVYVKTMERIMERGDVFVQLEQSRLEGLLKGKISKDKKRNMEERRNILQSFAQRDEL
- the LOC124407391 gene encoding alpha-tocopherol transfer protein-like — its product is MLHLGHTIQDSRAKYPELTDEVLDDLQKWTEARGIPGVPLEQLALFTHSCYYDREATLRCISVYYRMRATVPEFFANRDPKMECLQHSLRALQFVCLPVPDPQGNRIIFHRLVDTRPSQYMFNDGIKLLTMTVDASLYSDGCSPGHIFLFDMQGVRLGHLTRLSVSSIRKFFEYIQEGLPVRLKGIHVLNAVWFMDKVLSLIRPFMKRELFDILHLYTGDVSEVYKHIPQRCLPKDFGGDLDMVENLHEAHTSKLLGLRDYFLEEERLFRGGFSAGDSKIFSPSSALSEDLDSSSKSKDGCTASAPDT